A region from the Halosolutus gelatinilyticus genome encodes:
- a CDS encoding uroporphyrinogen-III synthase, with protein sequence MNDDTPTVAVFRPNDDRLDAAVDLLESLGAEPVADPMLAVEPTDATPRTDADYVVLTSKTGAGLVADAGWDPDDAIVCAIGPATADALRDVGYAVDLVPEEFTSSGLVAALRDEARIDGARVEVARSDHGSPVLLDGLADAGAYVHETVLYRLVRPEGSGESAELAADGALDAACFTSSLTVEHFLEAAAARGVRQDALAGLRDATVGAIGDPTRGTAESQGIGVDVVPEAATFEALARGTIDALRSADGSGR encoded by the coding sequence ATGAACGACGACACACCCACGGTCGCCGTCTTCCGCCCGAACGACGATCGCCTCGACGCGGCCGTCGACCTGCTCGAATCCCTCGGCGCGGAGCCCGTGGCGGATCCCATGCTGGCCGTCGAACCGACCGACGCGACGCCGCGAACCGACGCGGACTACGTCGTCCTCACGAGCAAGACCGGCGCGGGGCTCGTCGCCGATGCGGGCTGGGACCCCGACGACGCGATCGTCTGCGCGATCGGCCCGGCGACGGCCGACGCCCTCCGCGACGTCGGCTACGCGGTCGACCTCGTCCCCGAGGAGTTCACGTCGAGCGGCCTCGTCGCGGCGCTGAGAGACGAAGCGCGCATCGACGGCGCGCGTGTGGAAGTCGCCCGCAGCGATCACGGCAGCCCCGTCCTGCTCGACGGCCTCGCGGACGCCGGCGCGTACGTCCACGAGACGGTCCTCTACCGACTCGTACGGCCAGAGGGAAGCGGCGAGTCCGCGGAGCTGGCCGCCGACGGCGCGCTCGACGCCGCCTGCTTCACCTCGTCGCTGACCGTCGAGCACTTCCTCGAGGCCGCCGCGGCGCGCGGCGTCCGTCAGGATGCGCTCGCCGGCCTCCGAGACGCCACGGTCGGCGCGATCGGCGACCCGACCAGAGGGACCGCCGAGTCGCAGGGAATCGGCGTCGATGTCGTCCCCGAGGCGGCGACGTTCGAGGCGCTGGCCCGGGGAACGATCGACGCGCTTCGATCGGCCGACGGATCGGGGCGCTGA